In a single window of the Thermus amyloliquefaciens genome:
- a CDS encoding ABC transporter permease codes for MWSYVLRRLIGLIPVLFGITLLVFLFLQLIPGDPAQAILGERGTPEQLAALREKLGLNKPLHVQYFTFVRNILTGDLGTSAVSTIPVAEELKRRWPATFELALAATLVAVVFGIPVGILAAVRKNSLLDTLSMSLSLVGVSMPVFWLGLLLVYLFAVNLHWLPTGGRLSTDLAIDFRPLTGFLVLDGILTLKPQVLTDALRHLILPALTLGTIPLAILTRITRSAMLEVLSQDYVRTARAKGLAERQVILKHALKNALLPVVTIIGLQFGTLLGGAILTETIFSWPGIGSYIYEGILNRDYPVVQAGVLVVATVFVLVNLLVDLSYALLDPRIQYR; via the coding sequence ATGTGGAGCTATGTTTTGCGAAGACTCATCGGCCTGATCCCGGTGCTTTTCGGGATCACCCTTTTGGTCTTCCTCTTCCTGCAACTCATCCCCGGCGACCCCGCCCAGGCCATCCTGGGGGAACGGGGTACCCCGGAGCAGCTGGCGGCCCTTCGGGAAAAGCTAGGCCTCAACAAGCCCCTCCACGTCCAGTACTTCACCTTCGTCAGGAACATTCTCACCGGGGACCTGGGCACCAGCGCCGTGTCCACCATCCCCGTGGCCGAGGAGCTAAAAAGGCGCTGGCCCGCCACCTTTGAGTTGGCCCTGGCCGCCACCTTGGTGGCCGTGGTCTTCGGCATCCCCGTGGGCATCCTGGCGGCGGTGAGAAAAAATAGCCTTTTGGACACCCTTTCCATGAGCCTCTCCCTGGTGGGGGTTTCCATGCCGGTTTTCTGGCTGGGCCTCCTCCTGGTCTACCTCTTCGCCGTGAACCTGCACTGGCTTCCCACGGGGGGCAGGCTCTCCACGGACTTGGCCATAGACTTCCGGCCCCTCACCGGCTTCCTGGTCTTAGACGGGATCCTGACCCTCAAACCCCAGGTGCTGACCGACGCCCTTAGACACCTCATCCTCCCCGCCCTCACCCTGGGCACCATCCCCTTGGCCATCCTCACCCGCATTACCCGAAGCGCCATGCTGGAGGTGCTCTCTCAGGATTACGTGCGCACCGCCAGGGCCAAGGGTCTGGCGGAACGCCAAGTGATCCTGAAGCATGCCCTTAAGAACGCCCTCCTGCCCGTGGTCACCATCATCGGCCTGCAGTTCGGCACCCTCCTGGGCGGGGCCATCCTCACGGAAACCATCTTCTCCTGGCCAGGCATCGGCTCTTACATCTACGAGGGCATCCTCAACCGGGACTACCCCGTGGTCCAGGCCGGGGTGCTGGTGGTGGCCACGGTCTTCGTCCTGGTTAACCTCCTCGTGGACCTCTCTTACGCCCTTTTGGACCCTCGCATCCAGTACCGGTGA
- a CDS encoding ABC transporter substrate-binding protein, with the protein MKRKILLGLLVALGLGFAQKTLVFGANGEPVSLEPGNITDGISIYVQRQIYDTLVDFKPGSTEVTAGLATSWFSSQDGKVWTFRLRQGVKFQDGTELDAEAVKFNVERWWDPKNPTRIDAAARYEIWPELFGGFKGDPGSILKEVQVVDKYTIRFVLNQPFPAFPAAIGSGYFGIASPAAIKKDGAKYGSPTGSAVGTGPFRLVEWRPGEQVVLEKNPTYWKKGFPKVDRVVFRVIKDPAARLAALKAGTIDFTTDIPPANLKDLEADRNLDAVFRPSFNVGYLALNPSHKPLSDPRVRQAIAMAINKKAIVQAFWGKLGLTDGHFTPPSMKAFQSPKVTDYEFNPQKAKALLAEAGYPNGFDLELWYMPVSRPYFPTPKEIAEAMAADLSALGIRVKLQTKDWASYLADRKKAPGFQAYMLGWTGDYGDPQNFYDPHFACPIADLFDGTGKPLCVKELGDILTKAATTPNLEERKRLYQQADELTFNLALRVPIVHSQPLLAKRKNISGWVPSPLGSESFETIEKR; encoded by the coding sequence ATGAAGAGAAAAATCTTGCTGGGTTTACTGGTCGCTTTGGGCCTGGGTTTTGCCCAAAAGACCTTGGTTTTTGGCGCCAACGGGGAGCCGGTGAGCCTCGAGCCGGGCAACATCACCGACGGCATCTCCATCTACGTGCAGCGGCAGATCTACGACACCCTGGTGGATTTCAAGCCGGGCTCCACCGAGGTGACCGCGGGCCTGGCCACCAGCTGGTTCAGCTCCCAAGACGGCAAGGTCTGGACCTTCCGCCTGCGCCAAGGGGTGAAGTTCCAAGACGGCACCGAGCTGGATGCGGAGGCGGTGAAGTTTAACGTGGAGCGCTGGTGGGACCCCAAGAACCCCACCCGCATTGACGCCGCCGCCCGCTACGAGATCTGGCCCGAGCTCTTCGGCGGCTTCAAGGGCGACCCCGGCTCCATCCTCAAAGAAGTCCAGGTGGTGGACAAGTACACCATCCGCTTCGTCCTTAACCAACCCTTCCCCGCCTTCCCCGCCGCCATCGGCTCCGGCTACTTCGGCATCGCAAGCCCCGCCGCCATAAAGAAGGACGGGGCCAAGTACGGCTCCCCCACGGGGAGCGCCGTGGGCACGGGGCCCTTCCGCCTGGTGGAGTGGCGGCCTGGGGAACAGGTGGTCCTGGAAAAGAACCCCACCTACTGGAAAAAGGGCTTCCCTAAGGTGGACCGGGTGGTCTTCCGGGTCATCAAGGACCCCGCCGCCCGTCTGGCGGCCCTGAAGGCGGGGACCATTGACTTCACCACCGACATTCCGCCCGCCAACCTCAAGGACCTCGAGGCGGACCGCAACCTGGACGCGGTCTTCCGCCCCTCCTTCAACGTGGGCTATTTGGCCCTGAACCCCTCCCACAAACCCCTCTCCGACCCTCGGGTCAGGCAGGCCATCGCCATGGCCATCAACAAGAAGGCCATCGTCCAGGCCTTCTGGGGCAAACTGGGGCTCACCGACGGCCACTTCACCCCGCCTTCCATGAAGGCCTTCCAATCTCCCAAGGTCACGGACTACGAGTTCAACCCCCAAAAGGCCAAGGCGCTATTGGCGGAGGCCGGGTATCCCAACGGGTTTGACCTGGAGCTTTGGTACATGCCCGTCTCCCGGCCCTACTTCCCCACCCCCAAGGAGATCGCCGAGGCCATGGCCGCCGACCTCTCCGCCCTGGGCATCCGGGTTAAGCTCCAGACCAAGGACTGGGCCAGCTACCTGGCGGACCGGAAGAAGGCCCCCGGCTTCCAGGCCTACATGCTGGGCTGGACCGGGGACTACGGCGATCCCCAGAACTTCTACGACCCCCACTTCGCCTGCCCCATCGCCGACCTCTTTGACGGCACCGGGAAGCCCCTCTGCGTGAAGGAACTGGGGGATATCCTCACCAAGGCCGCCACCACCCCGAACCTCGAGGAGCGCAAGCGCCTCTACCAACAGGCGGACGAGCTCACCTTCAACCTGGCCCTGCGCGTGCCCATCGTCCACTCCCAGCCCCTCCTGGCCAAGCGCAAGAACATCTCCGGCTGGGTGCCAAGCCCCTTGGGCTCCGAGTCCTTTGAAACCATAGAGAAGCGCTAG
- a CDS encoding protease complex subunit PrcB family protein, whose protein sequence is MRKGLLFPLLLLPFLSACEVLEGTGYRVAEAQLLFPEATERWTYFYGEPREVRLGQQVLRLEKGSGESLWAVPGALWVEGNPVLREVGPALRPLAEAVRGVQGSLLEVRAQAALRSSWLYDGVGWVQLTGSVPEGERRALVQPMGYRTPDFYAFTGVETQVLLREILARRGGRQVVVFELKEPVLRPLSLDPVPDGYRIGALQVQYGLRVEVVAPPPPAYRILDRGVNAAYMETEAKALLANNPTRFAEVWNLVVANRIPRPPAPSVDFRSKSVAAFFWGLKPTGGYSMEVLGVTYAGGTARVVLNLQSPRPGAIVTQALTSPYVLLELERVSRVVFADPSGRVLAEARE, encoded by the coding sequence ATGAGAAAAGGCCTCCTCTTTCCCCTCCTGCTCCTCCCCTTTCTTAGCGCCTGCGAGGTGTTGGAAGGCACGGGTTACCGGGTGGCCGAGGCCCAGCTCCTCTTCCCCGAGGCCACGGAACGCTGGACCTACTTCTACGGGGAGCCCAGGGAGGTAAGGCTCGGCCAGCAGGTCCTTCGCCTGGAAAAGGGCTCGGGGGAAAGCCTCTGGGCGGTGCCGGGAGCCCTTTGGGTGGAGGGAAACCCGGTGCTTAGGGAAGTAGGGCCTGCCCTCCGTCCCTTGGCCGAGGCGGTGCGGGGGGTCCAGGGAAGCCTCCTCGAGGTCCGGGCCCAGGCCGCCCTGCGCTCCAGTTGGCTTTACGACGGGGTGGGCTGGGTGCAGCTCACGGGAAGCGTACCGGAGGGGGAACGGCGCGCCCTGGTCCAACCCATGGGCTACCGAACCCCAGACTTTTACGCCTTCACCGGGGTGGAAACCCAGGTGCTCCTGAGGGAGATCCTGGCCCGGCGGGGAGGCAGGCAGGTGGTGGTCTTTGAGCTCAAAGAGCCCGTCCTAAGGCCCCTTTCCCTTGACCCCGTTCCCGACGGCTACCGGATCGGGGCCCTGCAGGTGCAGTACGGGCTTAGAGTGGAGGTGGTGGCCCCGCCCCCACCCGCCTACCGCATCCTGGACCGCGGCGTCAACGCCGCCTACATGGAAACGGAAGCCAAGGCCCTCCTGGCCAACAACCCCACCCGCTTCGCCGAGGTCTGGAACCTGGTGGTGGCCAACCGCATCCCCCGCCCGCCCGCCCCCAGCGTGGACTTCCGCAGCAAAAGCGTGGCCGCCTTCTTCTGGGGCCTGAAGCCCACCGGGGGATACAGCATGGAGGTGTTGGGGGTCACCTATGCGGGCGGGACCGCCCGGGTGGTCCTGAACCTGCAAAGCCCAAGGCCCGGGGCCATCGTCACCCAGGCCCTCACCAGCCCCTACGTCCTCCTGGAGCTGGAACGGGTGAGCCGGGTGGTCTTCGCCGACCCCTCGGGGCGGGTTTTGGCCGAGGCACGGGAGTAA
- a CDS encoding ABC transporter permease, which produces METPTRQALRRFLKSPSGKVGLVLSLFLVLLALGIPLLKPYDPTTDRDYLNRLKPPSLEHPFGTDHLGRDVFTRVLHGSRISLQVGVISVSIGLFLGTLLGLLAGFYRGRTELLIGWLADLLLAFPGTLLAIAIVAVSGPSLQNAMLAIGIVQVPVYIRLARSMVLSLREQDFVQAAFALGAGNGRILFRHILPGTLPPLVVQATLSIGTATLEAAALGFLGLGAQPPAPEWGAMIADSFKGGYAMNAPWTMVFPGLFIMLTVLAFNLLGDGLRDALDPRSR; this is translated from the coding sequence ATGGAAACCCCCACTCGCCAAGCCCTACGGCGCTTCCTGAAATCCCCCTCCGGCAAGGTAGGCCTGGTCCTGAGCCTTTTCCTGGTCCTGCTGGCCCTGGGGATCCCCTTGTTGAAGCCCTACGACCCCACCACGGACCGGGACTACCTGAACCGGCTCAAGCCCCCCAGCCTGGAACACCCCTTCGGCACCGACCACTTGGGGCGGGATGTCTTCACCCGCGTGCTTCACGGGAGCCGCATCTCCCTCCAGGTGGGGGTGATCTCGGTGAGCATCGGCCTCTTCCTGGGCACCCTGCTGGGCCTCCTCGCCGGGTTTTACCGGGGAAGAACCGAGCTCCTTATCGGCTGGTTGGCCGACCTCCTCCTGGCCTTTCCGGGGACGCTTTTGGCCATCGCCATCGTGGCGGTCTCGGGGCCAAGCCTGCAAAACGCCATGCTGGCCATCGGCATCGTGCAGGTGCCCGTCTACATCCGCCTGGCCCGCTCCATGGTCCTCTCCTTGCGGGAACAGGATTTTGTCCAAGCCGCTTTTGCCCTGGGAGCGGGAAACGGGCGAATCCTTTTCCGGCATATCCTGCCGGGCACCTTACCCCCTTTGGTGGTCCAGGCCACCCTGTCCATCGGCACCGCTACCCTCGAGGCCGCCGCCTTGGGCTTCCTGGGTCTAGGAGCCCAGCCTCCCGCCCCCGAGTGGGGGGCCATGATCGCCGACAGCTTCAAGGGCGGCTACGCCATGAACGCCCCCTGGACCATGGTCTTCCCCGGGCTTTTCATCATGCTCACCGTCTTGGCCTTCAACCTCCTGGGGGATGGCCTCAGGGACGCCTTAGACCCCAGGAGCCGGTGA
- a CDS encoding bifunctional folylpolyglutamate synthase/dihydrofolate synthase yields the protein MVYREATEWLFAQRRQGERGTGRVRTLLERLGHPEAAFPAVHVLGTNGKGSVVAYLEAAFRAAGLPHGAYTSPHLQDFRERIRTHLGLIPEEEVVAFVAWAKGEAWPEPPGFFDLATALAFQHFQKRGVALAAVEAGVGGEKDATNALPRVVLTVLTHVGEDHLEALGGSLEAVAREKAGAFREGVPVVTGAAGVGLRVARQVAAARGSPLYVLDPEDPLFALPAPPALKGAFQEPNARLAAAALRLLGFPEEAIAQGLREARHPGRLERFLLEGVEVYLDGAHNPPAAQALAREFSAYHLVFGAFPRKDVKGVLAHLLPKAQSVRYTRAGEGALGRELGEPFFADPWEALEDALRLAREDGAPVLATGSLYLVGALRRGLLGG from the coding sequence GTGGTCTACCGGGAGGCCACGGAGTGGCTCTTCGCCCAGCGCCGCCAGGGGGAGCGGGGCACGGGCCGGGTGAGGACCCTTTTGGAGCGCTTGGGGCATCCGGAGGCGGCCTTCCCCGCGGTCCACGTCCTGGGCACCAACGGCAAGGGGAGCGTGGTGGCCTACCTCGAGGCCGCCTTCCGCGCGGCAGGGCTTCCCCATGGGGCCTATACCAGCCCCCACCTCCAGGACTTCCGGGAAAGGATCCGCACCCACCTGGGCCTGATCCCCGAGGAGGAGGTGGTGGCGTTCGTGGCGTGGGCCAAGGGGGAGGCCTGGCCCGAGCCCCCGGGGTTCTTTGACCTGGCCACCGCCCTGGCCTTCCAGCACTTCCAAAAAAGGGGGGTGGCCCTGGCGGCGGTGGAGGCGGGGGTGGGAGGGGAGAAGGATGCCACCAACGCCCTTCCCCGGGTGGTCCTCACCGTGCTCACCCACGTGGGGGAGGACCACCTGGAGGCCCTGGGGGGGAGCCTCGAGGCGGTGGCCCGGGAAAAGGCGGGGGCCTTCCGCGAGGGGGTCCCCGTGGTCACCGGGGCGGCGGGGGTGGGCCTAAGGGTGGCCCGGCAGGTGGCGGCGGCGCGGGGCTCCCCCCTCTATGTGTTGGACCCGGAGGACCCCCTCTTCGCCCTTCCCGCGCCCCCCGCCCTAAAGGGGGCCTTCCAGGAGCCAAACGCCCGCTTGGCGGCGGCGGCCTTGAGGCTTCTGGGCTTCCCCGAGGAGGCCATTGCCCAGGGGCTTCGGGAGGCCAGGCATCCAGGGCGGCTGGAGCGTTTCCTCCTGGAGGGGGTGGAGGTCTACCTGGACGGGGCCCACAACCCCCCGGCGGCCCAGGCCCTGGCCCGGGAGTTTTCCGCTTACCACCTGGTCTTTGGGGCCTTCCCCCGGAAGGACGTGAAGGGGGTTCTGGCCCACCTCCTTCCCAAGGCCCAAAGCGTCCGCTACACCCGGGCGGGGGAGGGGGCCTTGGGGCGGGAGCTGGGTGAGCCCTTCTTTGCGGACCCCTGGGAAGCCCTGGAGGATGCCCTGAGGCTGGCCCGGGAGGATGGGGCGCCCGTCTTGGCCACGGGGTCCTTGTATCTGGTGGGCGCCTTGCGGAGGGGGCTCCTTGGGGGGTAG
- a CDS encoding ABC transporter ATP-binding protein has product MTHEDAYSKAFDRVLFARILHYVKPYRLQVGLALLFLLLTTLTAALTPLFFKWAIDGALVPKEAKPLAERFALLLWVSLGFLLVRGVNFAATYGQTYLIQWVGQRVLFDLRSALFAKLMRLHPGFYDKNPVGRLMTRITSDVDAINQFITGGLVGVIADFFTIFGLLAFMFFLSPKLTLVVLLVVPILLWVTAWVRNGMRTAYREMRLRLARLNAALQENLSGVETIQLFVKEREREEKFDRLSRDLLKAWVEIVRWFALFFPVVGFLGDLAVAGLLFYGGGEVVRGAASLGLLVAFVDYTRQLFQPLQDLSDKFNLFQGAMASAERIFGVLDTEEELKDPEDPKPIRRFRGEVEFKDVWLAYTPKGVEPSEKEWVLRGVSFRIAPGEKVALVGATGAGKTSVVSLIARFYDPQRGQVLIDGEDVRRYRQEELRRHVGIVLQDPFLFSGTILDNLRLFDEGIPEEKVEEVARFLGVHEAIGRLPQGYHTRVGERGAGLSTGEKQLLALVRALLASPDILLILDEATANVDSETERRLQEALYRAMEGRTSLIIAHRLSTIRRVDRILVFKKGRLVEEGTHEELLQRGGYYATLYRLQYAEG; this is encoded by the coding sequence ATGACCCACGAGGACGCCTACAGCAAGGCCTTTGACCGGGTGCTCTTCGCCCGAATCCTGCATTACGTGAAGCCCTACCGCCTGCAGGTGGGCCTGGCCCTCCTCTTCCTCCTCCTCACCACCCTCACCGCCGCCCTCACCCCCCTCTTCTTCAAGTGGGCCATCGACGGGGCCCTGGTGCCCAAGGAGGCCAAGCCCCTGGCGGAGCGCTTCGCCCTCCTCCTTTGGGTGAGCCTAGGCTTCCTCCTGGTGCGGGGGGTGAACTTCGCCGCCACCTACGGCCAGACCTACCTCATCCAGTGGGTGGGGCAGCGGGTGCTCTTTGACCTGCGTAGCGCCCTCTTTGCCAAGCTGATGCGCCTGCACCCCGGGTTCTACGACAAGAACCCCGTGGGCCGCCTCATGACCCGCATCACCTCGGACGTGGACGCCATCAACCAGTTCATCACCGGGGGGCTCGTGGGGGTCATCGCCGACTTCTTCACCATCTTTGGCCTCCTGGCCTTCATGTTCTTCCTGAGCCCCAAGCTCACCCTGGTGGTCCTGTTGGTGGTGCCGATCCTCCTTTGGGTCACGGCCTGGGTCCGGAACGGGATGCGCACCGCCTACCGGGAGATGCGCCTGCGGCTGGCCCGCCTCAATGCGGCCTTGCAGGAAAACCTTTCCGGGGTGGAGACCATCCAACTTTTCGTGAAGGAAAGGGAGCGGGAGGAGAAGTTTGACCGCCTGAGCCGGGACCTCCTCAAGGCCTGGGTGGAGATCGTGCGCTGGTTCGCCCTCTTCTTCCCGGTGGTGGGTTTCCTGGGGGACTTGGCCGTGGCGGGCCTCCTCTTCTACGGCGGGGGCGAGGTGGTGCGGGGGGCGGCTTCCTTGGGGCTCCTGGTGGCCTTCGTGGACTACACCCGCCAGCTCTTCCAGCCCCTGCAGGACCTCTCGGACAAGTTCAACCTGTTCCAGGGGGCCATGGCCAGCGCCGAGCGCATCTTCGGCGTCCTGGACACCGAGGAGGAGCTTAAGGACCCCGAAGACCCCAAGCCCATCCGCCGCTTCCGCGGGGAGGTGGAGTTTAAGGACGTGTGGCTGGCCTATACCCCCAAAGGGGTGGAGCCCTCGGAGAAGGAGTGGGTGCTGAGGGGCGTTTCCTTCCGCATCGCCCCGGGGGAGAAGGTGGCCCTGGTGGGGGCCACGGGGGCGGGGAAGACCAGCGTGGTGAGCCTCATCGCCCGCTTCTACGACCCGCAAAGGGGCCAGGTGCTCATCGATGGGGAGGACGTGCGCCGCTACCGCCAGGAGGAGCTAAGGCGGCACGTGGGCATTGTGCTTCAGGACCCTTTCCTCTTCTCCGGCACCATCCTGGACAACCTGCGCCTCTTTGACGAGGGGATCCCGGAGGAGAAGGTGGAGGAGGTGGCCCGCTTTCTGGGGGTGCACGAGGCCATCGGGCGCCTACCCCAGGGCTACCACACCCGGGTGGGGGAGCGGGGGGCGGGGCTTTCCACGGGGGAGAAGCAGCTTCTGGCCCTGGTGCGGGCCCTTTTGGCCAGCCCGGACATCCTCCTCATCCTGGACGAGGCCACGGCCAACGTGGACTCGGAGACGGAAAGGCGCTTGCAGGAGGCCCTCTACCGGGCCATGGAGGGGAGGACCTCCCTCATCATCGCCCACCGCCTCTCCACCATCCGCCGGGTGGACCGGATCCTGGTCTTCAAAAAAGGGCGGCTGGTGGAGGAGGGTACCCACGAGGAGCTCCTTCAGCGCGGGGGCTACTACGCCACCCTCTACCGGCTGCAGTACGCGGAGGGGTAG
- a CDS encoding ABC transporter ATP-binding protein, with the protein MSLLELRDVHTYYGHIHALKGISLRVEEGEIVTLIGSNGAGKSTTLRTISGLVRPRQGEVRFQGRPIHRLPAHQIVALGVGHVPEGRKIFPRLTVEENLEIGAYLENDRKVVKERKEEVFALFPRLYERRSQKGGTLSGGEQQMLAIGRALMQNPKILLMDEPSMGLAPVLVDFIFEIIQKLNREGRTILLVEQNARLALQIAHRGYVLATGEITLEGPARDLAQNPEVQKAYLGEG; encoded by the coding sequence ATGAGCCTCCTGGAGCTGCGGGATGTCCACACCTACTACGGCCACATCCACGCCCTAAAGGGCATCTCCTTGAGGGTGGAGGAGGGGGAGATCGTGACCCTCATCGGCTCCAACGGGGCCGGCAAGAGCACCACCTTGCGCACCATCAGCGGCCTGGTAAGGCCCCGGCAGGGGGAGGTGCGCTTCCAGGGAAGACCCATCCACCGCCTCCCCGCCCACCAGATCGTGGCCCTGGGGGTAGGCCACGTGCCCGAGGGCCGGAAGATCTTCCCCCGCCTCACCGTGGAGGAGAACCTGGAGATCGGGGCCTACCTGGAAAACGACCGCAAGGTGGTGAAAGAGCGCAAGGAGGAGGTCTTCGCCCTCTTCCCCCGGCTCTACGAGCGCCGTTCCCAAAAAGGAGGCACCCTTTCCGGGGGGGAACAGCAGATGCTGGCCATCGGCCGGGCCCTGATGCAAAACCCCAAGATCCTCCTCATGGACGAGCCCTCCATGGGCCTCGCCCCCGTGCTGGTGGACTTCATCTTTGAGATCATCCAGAAGCTCAACCGGGAAGGGCGCACCATCTTGCTGGTGGAGCAAAACGCCCGCCTGGCCCTGCAGATCGCCCATCGCGGGTATGTGCTGGCCACCGGGGAGATCACCCTGGAAGGCCCGGCCCGCGACCTGGCGCAAAACCCCGAGGTGCAGAAGGCCTACCTGGGGGAGGGCTAG
- a CDS encoding ABC transporter ATP-binding protein → MTGWSVASLRRLGSYLYPYRGRYALGVLLGLLSIFFFVLSPYFLRLAVDALGHGGPYGRYAFLLLCSAALSALLSFFMRRLAVVASRRVEYDLRRALFHHLLRLDRSFYQTTRVGDLMNRLNTDLSAVREMVGPGIMMGSRLSFLVLLAFFSMYAVNVRLAFYLTLILPLVALAMFYLLRLVDRRYREAQEAFDRISTLAQEAFSGIRVVKGYALEGRMLARFQELNRMYMGKSLALAKVEGPMQALLGFLMGFAFLTVLWVGGGMVVRGEMSVGQLVQFNAYLAQLTWPILGLGWVMAMYQRGLTSLKRLWELLDQEPAVRDQDPLPLAVADLSGEVRLEGVGLWREGRWLLKDLTLTVPEGMTLGITGRTGSGKSLLAALIPRLLDPTEGRVYVGGYEVRRIPLATLRQAVGVAPQEPFLFSETLLENIAFGLETPDRERVEWAARLAGIHEEILAFPKGYETVLGERGVTLSGGQRQRVALARALAKRPKILILDDALSAVDTETEARILQGLKSVLGRQTTFLISHRTATLRHADWIIVLDEGRIVEEGTHETLLEAGGLYAELDRIQRMEAEVEG, encoded by the coding sequence ATGACCGGTTGGTCAGTTGCCTCCCTACGCCGCCTGGGGTCCTACCTTTACCCCTACCGGGGCCGGTACGCCCTGGGGGTCCTGCTGGGGCTTCTTTCCATCTTCTTTTTCGTGCTGAGCCCCTATTTCCTGCGCTTGGCCGTGGATGCCCTGGGGCATGGCGGGCCTTACGGGCGGTATGCCTTCCTCCTGCTTTGCTCCGCTGCCCTGAGCGCCCTCCTTTCCTTCTTCATGCGCCGGCTGGCCGTGGTGGCCAGCCGGAGGGTGGAGTACGACCTCAGGAGGGCGCTCTTCCACCACCTGCTCCGCCTGGACCGCTCCTTTTACCAGACCACCCGGGTGGGGGACCTGATGAACCGCCTGAACACGGACCTCTCCGCGGTGCGGGAGATGGTGGGGCCGGGGATCATGATGGGCAGCCGCCTTTCCTTCCTGGTGCTCCTGGCCTTCTTTTCCATGTATGCGGTGAACGTGAGGCTGGCCTTCTACCTCACCTTGATCCTGCCCCTGGTCGCCCTGGCCATGTTCTATCTGCTCCGCCTGGTGGACCGCCGCTACCGGGAGGCCCAGGAGGCCTTTGACCGCATCAGCACCCTGGCCCAGGAGGCCTTTAGCGGGATTCGGGTGGTGAAGGGGTATGCCCTGGAAGGGCGCATGCTCGCCCGTTTCCAGGAGCTGAACCGGATGTACATGGGAAAGAGCCTGGCCTTGGCCAAGGTGGAGGGGCCCATGCAGGCCCTGCTGGGCTTCCTCATGGGGTTTGCCTTCCTCACCGTGCTTTGGGTGGGCGGGGGGATGGTGGTCCGGGGGGAGATGAGCGTGGGCCAGCTGGTGCAGTTCAACGCCTACCTGGCCCAGCTCACCTGGCCCATTCTGGGCCTCGGCTGGGTGATGGCCATGTACCAGCGGGGCTTGACCAGCCTGAAGAGGCTCTGGGAGCTCCTGGACCAGGAGCCCGCTGTCCGCGACCAGGATCCCTTGCCCCTTGCCGTGGCCGATCTTTCCGGGGAGGTGCGCCTCGAGGGGGTGGGGCTTTGGCGGGAGGGGCGCTGGCTCCTCAAGGACCTGACCCTGACCGTCCCCGAGGGCATGACCCTGGGGATCACCGGGCGCACGGGTTCGGGGAAAAGCCTCCTGGCGGCCCTCATTCCCCGGCTTTTGGACCCCACGGAGGGGCGGGTTTACGTGGGGGGGTATGAGGTGCGGCGCATCCCCCTGGCCACCCTGCGCCAGGCGGTGGGGGTGGCGCCCCAGGAGCCCTTCCTCTTCAGCGAAACCCTTTTGGAAAACATCGCCTTCGGCCTGGAAACCCCGGATCGGGAGCGGGTGGAGTGGGCGGCCAGGCTTGCCGGCATCCACGAGGAGATCCTTGCCTTCCCCAAGGGCTACGAGACGGTTCTGGGGGAGCGGGGGGTGACCCTGTCGGGTGGCCAGCGGCAGCGGGTGGCCCTGGCCAGGGCCTTGGCCAAAAGGCCCAAGATCCTCATCTTGGACGACGCCCTAAGCGCCGTGGACACCGAGACCGAGGCCCGGATCCTTCAGGGGTTGAAAAGCGTCTTGGGCCGCCAGACCACCTTCCTCATCTCCCACCGCACCGCCACCTTGCGCCATGCCGACTGGATCATCGTGTTGGACGAGGGGAGGATCGTGGAGGAGGGGACCCACGAGACCCTCCTCGAGGCCGGGGGGCTTTATGCGGAGCTGGACCGCATCCAGCGCATGGAGGCGGAGGTGGAGGGATGA